The genomic DNA ACGATCAAGGCGTAACATGAATGATAAAAATGGAATATACTCTTCAGGTTTAAAAATGGTGGTTCGTTGTTCATCGCAATATTTTTTAATGATATCGATCCATTCTGGAGAGTTGGTGCGCATAAATTCTTTCATGGCAAGATGAATTGCATTAGCCCAATCTTCAATTTCTTCAAAGAAGAGACGGGCAAGTTCAGTGACTCCAGGATAATCAGGGTGGTTGTTAATGGTTTCGCTAATAATAGACGTGGCTTCATGGGTACGACCGTCTTTTACGTAAAGTCTAAATAGCTGTAAAGAAACTTCTGTATGAAGTACAATCGATTCTGTACTTACTCTTTTATAGATTTCCTCTGCAGTTGAGTATTGCTCTAACTCCAAGTAAGCATCTGCGATATTCTTTTTGGCCCATGGTGCTAACTCATTTTGAATACTTTCCCACTTAAAGATCGCTGCTTCAAAGTCTTTGTATAGGAAATACACTTCCCCTTGTGCGAATCGAATGGGTGTTAAGTCGGGAACGTCCTTTTGTTGCTCCCTATAATATGCTTCCCCTAGTGAACGTACGGGAAAATCCGTTTCTTGTTCAATTAGGGTTTGATAATATTTTTTCTGAACGAATTGCTTCTCTGATGTCATAATAATTCCTCCATATTTTTTCTCCCCATTCATTTTAATAACCGATAGAGTAAAATATGCTAAGATGCTATGTAACTCTTCATTGATTCTGTTTATTATAATATGATTCTACATAATTCGGAGAAAAATATCTTTTTATGTCGTAAAATGAACAAAAACACCTAGCTCAAAGGAACTAGATGTTATATCCAACTCAACCACGATGGTGGTTGTGTCTCACCCTTTGTAGTTGATGACGGTGTGGTAGAGGAGCTCGGTTCCGAGTGAGATATCCTCAATTGTTGAAAATTCCTTAGGATTATGGCTGATTCCGTCCTTGCATCTCACAAAAATCATGCCGTATTCGCAAACGTATGACATGGAAAGAGAATCGTGAAAAGGACCACTCATTAATTCAATTGGATTTAGGCCGATCACTTCACTTTGTTGCCTCATGATATTCATTAATCTTTCAGAGCAATACCTTGGTTCGCTATTGGTATCCTCCGAAATGGTATAGCGTAAACCATGAGTATCCGCTATTTCTTTGATTTGATTTCTTAGGTTAGCTTCAAGCACATGTCTTCGATTAATATCAATATCACGTAAATCGACAGTAAAGGTTACTTTCTCAGGGATTATATTTCGAGAGTCTGGGAATACTTGTAGACTTCCGACAGTTCCGACGGTTGGCGCATTTGGATCCTGGCTAGCCAGCTCGTTTAGTGCGACAATTACTTTCGCAGCACCAACTAGCGCGTCTTGTCGCATGGACATCGGAACGGATCCAGCATGACCGGCAAAACCTTCGAACTCAACAGAAAGCCAAAGTGGTCCAGATATACCTGTCACAATTCCAACAGGAACCCCCTTTGCTTCTAAAATAGGACCCTGTTCAATGTGAAGTTCTAAGAAGGCACCAATCACCCCTTCCTTATACTGTGAATCCTTAAATTTAGTTGGATCACAGCCGAATTCGATTAGTGCTTCTCTTCTTGATACTCCATTTTTGTCCTTCCTCGCAAGCTCTCCCTCTTCTAGCTTGCCAAGTATTCCTCTGACACCAAATAAACCTTTGTTAAATCGGCATCCTTCCTCATCACAAAAGGCAACTACTTCGATGGGAGTATCAGGGACTATGTTTTTTTCTATCATCGTTTGGATAACTTCTAGGGCACCCAATACGCCAATTACTCCATCAAATCTTCCTCCATAAGGCTGTGAGTCGATGTGAGAGCCTACCATTAATATAGGTGCATTAGAATTCTTCCCTTCTAGTCTACCAATTAAGTTTCCAAAATGGTCAATTCTTGCTTTTAAACCGGCATCCTCCATCCACCTTTTAACTGTCTCAACTGCTTGCTTATCTTCTGTAGAGAGTGCTAAGCGGCAAACACCTGTATCGGAAATCTTTCCAATCTCCGCTAGCTCATGTATTCTTTTTTCAAGTCGCTCTTTATTGATAGAAAGTGTTCGTAGTGTCATCTATATCCCTCCTTCCCCTTTAAATGGTTGAAACGTACGGAAGATTATGTGCCATAGCAACTCCTTCGTAAACGACCTTCCCATCAATGACATTTAACCCTTTAAATAATGACTTGTTTTCAGCAAATGCTATTTTATAGCCTTTGTCAGCTATTTCGATAATATATGGAACCGTGACATTTGTTAGCGCAATGGTTGACGTTCTTGGAACAGCCCCAGGCATATTTCCAACTGCATAATGGACGACACCATGCTTTATATAGGTTGGATCGGCATGGGTGGTCACATGTGTAGCCGTTTCAAAAATTCCTCCCTGGTCAATGGCCACATCAACAATGACAGAGCCTTCCTCCATGAGTCGAACCATTTCTTCTGTTACTAGTTTAGGAGCTTTCATGCCAGGAAGAAGAACCGCACCAATTACTAAGTCCGAATCCGCAACCGCTTGGGCGATCGTATATGGATTCGACATAAGTGTCGTTATAGATGAGCCAAAGATATCGTCTAATTCTCTTAATCTTGCTGCACTAACATCAAGGATCGATACCTTCGCACCAAGACCAATAGCAATTTTCGCTGCATTGGTTCCAACAACCCCTCCACCGATAATCGTAACCTTCCCACGATTTACACCAGGAACACCACCGAGGAGGATCCCTTTTCCACCCTTACTTTTTTCTAAATAGGTGGCCCCAATTTGAGCAGCCATTCTTCCTGCTACCTCGCTCATTGGTGTTAATAATGGCAAACTGCGATCGGGCAATTGAACAGTTTCATAGGAGATGGCGACTACCTTTTTCTGAATGAGTGCTTCTGTTAACGTAAAATTGGCAGCTAAGTGCAAATAGGTGAATAAAATTAATCCTTCATAAAAATAAGCATATTCACTTGGAATGGGTTCTTTTACTTTTATGACTATTTCGCATGCCCAAGCTTCAGCGGCCGTTTCAACAATACACGCTCCCGCTTCTATATACTCTTCATCAATGAAACCTGAAGCCAATCCGGCTCCCTTTTCTACGAAAACATGATGACCTTTTGTGCTTAATTGTAGGACGCCAGCAGGTGTAAGAGCAACGCGGTTCTCTTGGCTTTTGATCTCTTTTGGTACTCCGATTTTCATAGCATTCTTCCTTTCTAGTCATTTGGAAAACGCACGATGCTCTATGTTTATTTGACGAGCTCCTCTAGTTCAGACGTGACGGTTGTAAATAAGAAGTCGAGTTCTTCTTCTTTAATGGATAATGGGGGAGATAGGGTCAGAACGTTATTAAATCCAGCTACGGTTGCTCCGTTCTTCCCAATTATAAGTCCTTTTTTCTTACAGCCAGCAATCACTTGGTTCACCAAACCTACATCTAATGGTTCCTTAGTAGCTTTATCCTTTACGAGTTCAATTCCTATTAGTAACCCTTTTCCACGAACGTCCCCTACGAACGGATGGTTCAGTAATCTTGTATTTAATCTCTCTTTGAGTTGTTCTCCTAAATTTTTAGAACGATCAAATAGTTTCTCTGTTTCCATGATCTCTAGGTTTTTTAATGCAAGAGCACAAGCAGCCGGATTGCCACCGAATGTATTAACATGGCGGAAGTATTCGTATTCTTCACTACCTTTAAAAGCTTCATAGATTTCCTTTTTGACAGCTGTTGCTGATAATGGAAGATAGGCGCTTGTGATCCCCTTTGCCATCGTAACTATATCAGGCTGCACTCCATAATTCATGAAGCCGAATGCTTTCCCTGTACGACCAAATCCACATATTACTTCGTCAACAATTAATAGTGCTCCGTGTTTTTCACACGCTTCCTTCACGCCCATCATATAGTTATCAGGCGGAATGAGTATCCCTCCTCCGGTAATGATCGGCTCCATGATAACTCCAGCAATCGTTTCGCTAAGCTCCCATGTCATCACTCGCTCAATATCTTTGACAGAGTCGAGTTCTGAGGCTGGACTGTCCAATTGATCATTTGATCGATAAGAATCAGGTGGTGACACATGAACGAAACCAGGAGCTAGTGGTTCATATTTATACTTTCTCTGTGCCTGCCCCGTTGCAGCAAGAGACCCCATTGTGTTTCCATGGTAGGCTCGATAACGAGAAATGAATTTATATCGTGAGTGGTTCCCCATTTGCTGATGATATTGTCTTGCTATTTTAAATGCGGTTTCATTCGCTTCTGAACCGCTGTTCGAAAAAAAGATCACGTATTCGTCGCCCAAAAGTTCATTAAGCTTTTCAGCTAATTGAATCGCAGGGGTATGGCTTTGGGTGAGTGGGAAATAAGCCATTTTCTTTAGCTGCTCACACGCAGCATCAGCAAGCTCTGTCCGACCATATCCTACATTGACACACCAAAGGCCAGCCATTCCATCCAAAAAACGATTTCCTTCATGATCCGTTACCCAAGCGCCTTCTGCTTTTTCAGCAATCATCGTACCGTTTGGATTGTAAGGTTTCATGGAATGCCATACAAAGTCTTTATCTTTTGTTAGAAAATCTTCTCCTTGTTTCATTTGAGCCATCGCAAATTCCCCTTTCTCACCCAGTTATGTTTTTAATAGTCAAAACGGGATGTAATCATTTTCTTTTTTGTAAAGAAATTGACGCCATCCTTTCCATTTACATGTAAATCGCCATAAAAGGAGTCCTTCCAGCCAGAGAATGGGAAAAAGGCCATAGTTGCAGGTACACCAACATTGATTCCTAGCATGCCAGCGTCTGCTTCTTCTCGGAATTGACGAATAGCAGCTGCATCCTTTGTATAAATGGTTGCTCCATTACCGTATCGGGACTTGCTAATAAATGATAACGCTTCATCTAGATCTTTTGCCCGTAATAGGCTTAAAACTGGGGCAAATATTTCATCTTTTGCTATCTTCATATCAGGAGAAACATGGTCGAAAATCGTTGGTCCAAGAAAACTACCTTCCTTATGCAATTCCATCTCTGGTCGCCCGTCACGAACGAGAGTGGCCCCTTCTTTTACACCGATATCGATGTACTGTAACACCTTCTCGCGGTGAGAATCACGGATAACTGGTGTTAGTAATACTTCCTCATTCAGCCCATTTCCGATCAGTAATTCGTCTGCCTTCTGTTTAAGTGCAGCTACAAATTGTTCTCCATCCCCAACAACAACGACTGCACTACATGCCATACATCGTTGGCCTGCGCTTCCAAAAGCAGAGCTAATGATATGTGAAACTGCTTTTTCAATATTGGCATCAGGCATGACGACATGATGGTTTTTAGCACCGGATAATGCCTGCACTCTTTTTCCATGCGCAGCTGCACGCTCGTATACATACTTTGCAACCGGTTGTGACCCAACGAAGGAAATCGCCTTTACATCCTCATGTTCGATCAGCCCATTTACGACATCATGTGCACCATGAACAATATTGAGCACTCCTTTGGGAGCTCCGGCTTGAGTAAATAGCTCAACTAGTTCACTTGCTAAAAGAGGCGTTCGTTCCGACGGTTTTAGTACAAAGGTGTTTCCACAGGCGATCGCAAGTGGGAACATCCATAGGGGAACCATCATTGGGAAGTTAAAAGGTGTAATTCCACCGATTACCCCTAACGGATAGCGATACATTTCGGAATCAATATCTTCTGCAATATTAGATAAAGTTTCACCCATCATCAGCGTAGGAGCGCCCGCGGCAAACTCGACGCATTCAATTCCACGTTGAACCTCTCCATAGGCTTCCTTATACGCTTTGCCATTTTCTTTTACGACTAACCGGGCGAGCTTTTCATGATTTTCTGTTAATAAATAATGGTATTTATATAGAATCCTTGCTCTTTTTGGCACGGGAGTGTTTTTCCACGTTTGAAATGCAATGGTTGCTGCTTTTACTGCTTGATCAACGTCCTCTTTTGAAGAAAGGGGAACGGTTGCAATCAACTCTGAGGTTGCAGGATTAAGCACTTCCAATGAATCTGAACTATAAGACTCAACCCATTCTCCGTTAATATAGTTTTTCAACTTTACCGTATGCTTTTTGATTACTGTCATTCGTGCATCCCCCTTATAAATAAATAGTTATCTTCTAGTATTATTATCAAGGATATGCTCCCCTTGTGACATTAGACGTTTTGTGAAAAAAAGCTTGTGTTAAACTTTACATTTTGCCTTCTTTGGGGACTAACTGACGTCCTCCTTTCTCTTTCTTCAACTGGGAAGTAAGAAGGAATTCGTGAGACAAAATCATGAACTCAATGGCAAGCCTTTTTTCATGATGTAAAAAATCATCCCCAAGAAGCTTTTCTAATTTTTCAATACGATGGTAGAGCGTTTGACGAACGATAAATAAGCGCTTAGCGGTTTCCTGTTTGGACCCGTTACAGGCTAGATATGTTTTTAATGTTTCTAATAACTTTCCATTGTACATCTCGTCATAGGTTAGAACGGGTTCGAGATACTCCATGACAATTTCTTGTAGATTAACATGTTTATTTAATAACGAAATAAGGCGGAAAATATGCAGATCATCATAAAAATGACATTGAGAAGGTACGGTTAACCGGTCTTGGATGCGGATCGTTTCTAAGGAGGTTAAATAGCTTTCATGAACATGGGCTAATTGTGGGACAAATTTACCTATAGCAAGTACAAATGGGGTTGTTTGCTTAGACATTCTTAAATCTGATTTTTCTAATCGTTGAATCCCTTCCTTCATCCGGACCTTCCACGTTGAAGCGTTTCGTTCGTTAATGAAGATAAAAGTAATCGTATGCTTCTTCTCAATGGAAAAGAGTGTAAATCCTTGAGGTTCAAAAAAAGCACGAACGTATAAATTGAAATAGGTAATATCAAGCGTGGAAAAGTCTGAGATTGATTCTAACTTAAATTGACAAACAACTGCCCCCTTCGGCTTAATTTTGGGGAAATGATAGCCCAAATAGTCATGAATAGCATCTTCGCTATGTTCCCCATCGAGCCAAGCTGTAAGCCATTCAGATTCCTCAATCCTTTTTTTCTCTTCTACATATAGTTGTCTCAAAAGGAGCTGCGCCAGTGCGGTTGCGGTTCGATCGAGTATTAAGTGATCAAATTCTGTAAGAGTGCGGTTTTCCGCAAGAAGATATAATTCTGCATATGTATCTCCTAAAATATGAATGGGGATTTTTGTTATCGTTTGAGGGGCGAAATCGGCACCTTGATTAATCTCATCATGAATCAGTTGAATAAATTTCTTTTTTTCACTTGTTTTTACATCTGGTGAAAATTGCATTTCTTGATTGTTAAAGACAATCACTACTTGAATCTGTAAGTATTCCTTTGTAAACTGAAGGATTTCCTTTGTATGGCCGAACGTAAGTAGTTTTTTGTTTAGTTCCTGTGTGTAGCTTTCAAGCTCCGATATCATTTGATATTGTCGATTGATAAGGATGGAATGAATATCTTGTGTGATTTCAACGAACGGTACTTCATTGTGAAAAATGAGTAAGGGAAATTGGTGCAGGTTACAAAGATCAATCACTTCATTTGGTATATGCGTGGTGTATGTACCTAGTTCAATGCATAATCCGGAAGCATGTACTTCAATTAATTGCTCCACAACAGATAAAAATAACTCCTTGTTATCATGTAGTAAGGCACAAGTGGATAAAATAAATTCTCCTCCACGCAAAAGCTTGCGAATATTTGTTACCTCTACAATATGTACCCACTTGACTGGTCGAATAAGTCCCTCTTCACCTGCGAGAATCTCAATTTCTTCAAAATGTTTTCTTTGTAATAAATCTCCTACTGTAATATATGATTTCAAGAAACAGCCCCCTTCCCACTTCAATTGTAAAAACGTGAGTCACTCAGACATTGTCTGTGTGACTCGCGTTTGTGTTAAGCTCCTTTTTGCTGTTTTAGTTTTATGATCATTACAGAGAAATACTTACGCCCTTCAGCTGTAGCTACATGTAAGGTGACGGTTTCTTTTTCATCAGATTGTTCGTTCATAAAGTCAACAAAAGATCCGCTTAATGTTTCTGTGACACTTTTTATCGTAAATCCTTTTTGAATGAAAAAATCAATCTTATCTCTTTCCTGAAGATATTGTTGGTATTCGGACATAAGGTGTCCCCCTTTTATACTTGTGTGTTAATTGGCTCTGTGACAAGAACAGATTCTTTTCCTGCTTCTATATCCCAGTCACGTCCGACGGAGATACCGAGGTATTTTTCATCGCTAGGATCCACGAGCTCAGCTTGCTCATATTTTTGAAACCACCAATACTTGGCTAAGAAATAGTAAATAATGGCCCCTACCAAGAATCCAACAATAAAGGAGTACGTTGATAAATAGTATGCTGCTGCGCCTCCAATGATCCATGAAATCATTCCAGCAAGATTGACACCATTCATATATTTGAATTGCCCATCTGCCTCGTATAGGTCTGTCACGTTTACTCTTCTTTTACGAATCACATAATAATCGGTAAATAAAATACCAACGATGGCTGATAAAATCCCACCAATCACGAGTAGAGCTGGAACAATTACTCCAAATAAGCTCCATGGCTGAACAACAATTCCAATGACACCGGCGATGATTACTCCAACCCAGAACGGAACTTTCGGACCGCCAACATTGGAAAAAATCGTCGCCGCTGGAATAACATTTGCAGATGTATTGGTTGACCATTGTGCTAGAACGATCATAAGGAGAAGAATACCTAGAATAAAGCCAGTAGCTGCTTCCTGTAGAGCAACGACCGGATCATAATTTAATACAGCAATATAGGACACTGCACCGATAATGACCATAAACGTGTTTGTAATTGGCATGGCAATGATATTCCCAAAAATTTGAGCTTTGTTTCGTTTAAACCAATTTCTTTCGTTTTTTGGAGCCTTGATAAAACGAGATAAGGAAGGCATATCTGCGGCAAGAGTTGCCCAAAAGCCCATATTTGCCATAACAACAACCATAAATGCGGTTAAGGCAGCACCACCAGTAACCGGACTTTCCACCCAAGTCCAAACGTCTCTTCCTTGCTCAATCGCTTTGTCAGAAAGGGATGTATACATCCAGGCAGAGATAATAATGATGATCGGAGCGGCAAGGTCAGCGAACCGTTCAATTGCTTTAATTCCTAAGGCGGTGTTTACTAGTTGAACGGTAGCAAACAACACGAAGCAAATAAACCAATTATCAAATTGAAAAAGTGCATTTAGTATTCCGTTCATTGCAGTTGCACCAAAATACGTATTAATACCAAACCAACAAGCAGCGGTTACTCCACGAACGATGGAAGGGATATGAGTACCGATCGTTCCAAAAGGGGCTCTCATATAGACTGGGAAGGATAATCCATGTTCGATTCCGATGTCTCCAATTATTGTCATAAAGATTCCGATTGCGACTGAACCAATGATCGTTGCTACAATTACCCAGCCAAGAGGAAGACTCTGTACACCAGAGCCACCAATCGCAAATGCTGCTAAAACGACTGCCATCCCTACCCAAATAATTGAAAAACCTAATGATCCAATTTTCTTATCGCTGTGGGAAATGGGAAGTAAATCTGGAGACTTTAAATAACCACTACTTTTTTTCATTAAACCACTCCTTTTCTAGTTTTTAATATATAAAATTTTCTGATAATGGAATTATCAGAAAATTTATATCCCTTCCCATTTGCATTTTTTGATTTAAATTGGTACGGAATTGTTTTCCGTTTCAAGCGTTTTTCCGTACCTTGCTCGTTTAATGTATTTTCCTCCACCAATTGTTCCGACAAAAGCTTTGTCACGAATGACAAATTCTCCTCTAGAGAGAACCGACACGGGTTCACCAATTACCTCCATTCCTTCAAAGGCATTGTAATCAACCGCCATATGGTGCGTTTTTGCTGAGATCGTGCGCTCAACATTCGGGTCAAATATGACGATATCCGCATCTGTACCAACCGCAATAGTTCCCTTTTTCGGATAAAGACCAAAAAGCTTTGCAACCTTTGTAGATGTGATATCTACAAATTGGTTTAAAGAGATTCTTCCTTTTTTTACACCTTCAGAAAACAAGATGGATAATCGGTCTTCGATGATGGGACCTCCATTTGGAATTTTTGAAAAGTCACCCTTACCAAGACTTTTTTGGCCATCAAAATCAAAGGAGCATTGATCGGAACCTATCGTTTGCAGCTCACCTGTTTTGAGAGCATTCCATAATACATCTTGGTTCCATTTTTCACGCAATGGCGGTGACCACACGTATTTGGCTCCCTCGAAATTTGGTTTTTCAAGATAGGACTGATCAAGAACTAAGTATTGTGGACAGGTTTCTCCCCAAATATCAATACCTTTTGAACGAGCTTCTGCTATTTTCCTAGCTGCCTCTGCACAAGAAACATGCACGACGTACAGTTGTGAATCAGCTAGCCCTGTTAAA from Robertmurraya sp. FSL R5-0851 includes the following:
- a CDS encoding M20 family metallo-hydrolase, yielding MTLRTLSINKERLEKRIHELAEIGKISDTGVCRLALSTEDKQAVETVKRWMEDAGLKARIDHFGNLIGRLEGKNSNAPILMVGSHIDSQPYGGRFDGVIGVLGALEVIQTMIEKNIVPDTPIEVVAFCDEEGCRFNKGLFGVRGILGKLEEGELARKDKNGVSRREALIEFGCDPTKFKDSQYKEGVIGAFLELHIEQGPILEAKGVPVGIVTGISGPLWLSVEFEGFAGHAGSVPMSMRQDALVGAAKVIVALNELASQDPNAPTVGTVGSLQVFPDSRNIIPEKVTFTVDLRDIDINRRHVLEANLRNQIKEIADTHGLRYTISEDTNSEPRYCSERLMNIMRQQSEVIGLNPIELMSGPFHDSLSMSYVCEYGMIFVRCKDGISHNPKEFSTIEDISLGTELLYHTVINYKG
- the ald gene encoding alanine dehydrogenase, with product MKIGVPKEIKSQENRVALTPAGVLQLSTKGHHVFVEKGAGLASGFIDEEYIEAGACIVETAAEAWACEIVIKVKEPIPSEYAYFYEGLILFTYLHLAANFTLTEALIQKKVVAISYETVQLPDRSLPLLTPMSEVAGRMAAQIGATYLEKSKGGKGILLGGVPGVNRGKVTIIGGGVVGTNAAKIAIGLGAKVSILDVSAARLRELDDIFGSSITTLMSNPYTIAQAVADSDLVIGAVLLPGMKAPKLVTEEMVRLMEEGSVIVDVAIDQGGIFETATHVTTHADPTYIKHGVVHYAVGNMPGAVPRTSTIALTNVTVPYIIEIADKGYKIAFAENKSLFKGLNVIDGKVVYEGVAMAHNLPYVSTI
- a CDS encoding aspartate aminotransferase family protein; the protein is MAQMKQGEDFLTKDKDFVWHSMKPYNPNGTMIAEKAEGAWVTDHEGNRFLDGMAGLWCVNVGYGRTELADAACEQLKKMAYFPLTQSHTPAIQLAEKLNELLGDEYVIFFSNSGSEANETAFKIARQYHQQMGNHSRYKFISRYRAYHGNTMGSLAATGQAQRKYKYEPLAPGFVHVSPPDSYRSNDQLDSPASELDSVKDIERVMTWELSETIAGVIMEPIITGGGILIPPDNYMMGVKEACEKHGALLIVDEVICGFGRTGKAFGFMNYGVQPDIVTMAKGITSAYLPLSATAVKKEIYEAFKGSEEYEYFRHVNTFGGNPAACALALKNLEIMETEKLFDRSKNLGEQLKERLNTRLLNHPFVGDVRGKGLLIGIELVKDKATKEPLDVGLVNQVIAGCKKKGLIIGKNGATVAGFNNVLTLSPPLSIKEEELDFLFTTVTSELEELVK
- a CDS encoding CoA-acylating methylmalonate-semialdehyde dehydrogenase, whose protein sequence is MTVIKKHTVKLKNYINGEWVESYSSDSLEVLNPATSELIATVPLSSKEDVDQAVKAATIAFQTWKNTPVPKRARILYKYHYLLTENHEKLARLVVKENGKAYKEAYGEVQRGIECVEFAAGAPTLMMGETLSNIAEDIDSEMYRYPLGVIGGITPFNFPMMVPLWMFPLAIACGNTFVLKPSERTPLLASELVELFTQAGAPKGVLNIVHGAHDVVNGLIEHEDVKAISFVGSQPVAKYVYERAAAHGKRVQALSGAKNHHVVMPDANIEKAVSHIISSAFGSAGQRCMACSAVVVVGDGEQFVAALKQKADELLIGNGLNEEVLLTPVIRDSHREKVLQYIDIGVKEGATLVRDGRPEMELHKEGSFLGPTIFDHVSPDMKIAKDEIFAPVLSLLRAKDLDEALSFISKSRYGNGATIYTKDAAAIRQFREEADAGMLGINVGVPATMAFFPFSGWKDSFYGDLHVNGKDGVNFFTKKKMITSRFDY
- a CDS encoding PucR family transcriptional regulator ligand-binding domain-containing protein translates to MKSYITVGDLLQRKHFEEIEILAGEEGLIRPVKWVHIVEVTNIRKLLRGGEFILSTCALLHDNKELFLSVVEQLIEVHASGLCIELGTYTTHIPNEVIDLCNLHQFPLLIFHNEVPFVEITQDIHSILINRQYQMISELESYTQELNKKLLTFGHTKEILQFTKEYLQIQVVIVFNNQEMQFSPDVKTSEKKKFIQLIHDEINQGADFAPQTITKIPIHILGDTYAELYLLAENRTLTEFDHLILDRTATALAQLLLRQLYVEEKKRIEESEWLTAWLDGEHSEDAIHDYLGYHFPKIKPKGAVVCQFKLESISDFSTLDITYFNLYVRAFFEPQGFTLFSIEKKHTITFIFINERNASTWKVRMKEGIQRLEKSDLRMSKQTTPFVLAIGKFVPQLAHVHESYLTSLETIRIQDRLTVPSQCHFYDDLHIFRLISLLNKHVNLQEIVMEYLEPVLTYDEMYNGKLLETLKTYLACNGSKQETAKRLFIVRQTLYHRIEKLEKLLGDDFLHHEKRLAIEFMILSHEFLLTSQLKKEKGGRQLVPKEGKM
- a CDS encoding cytosine permease: MKKSSGYLKSPDLLPISHSDKKIGSLGFSIIWVGMAVVLAAFAIGGSGVQSLPLGWVIVATIIGSVAIGIFMTIIGDIGIEHGLSFPVYMRAPFGTIGTHIPSIVRGVTAACWFGINTYFGATAMNGILNALFQFDNWFICFVLFATVQLVNTALGIKAIERFADLAAPIIIIISAWMYTSLSDKAIEQGRDVWTWVESPVTGGAALTAFMVVVMANMGFWATLAADMPSLSRFIKAPKNERNWFKRNKAQIFGNIIAMPITNTFMVIIGAVSYIAVLNYDPVVALQEAATGFILGILLLMIVLAQWSTNTSANVIPAATIFSNVGGPKVPFWVGVIIAGVIGIVVQPWSLFGVIVPALLVIGGILSAIVGILFTDYYVIRKRRVNVTDLYEADGQFKYMNGVNLAGMISWIIGGAAAYYLSTYSFIVGFLVGAIIYYFLAKYWWFQKYEQAELVDPSDEKYLGISVGRDWDIEAGKESVLVTEPINTQV
- the hydA gene encoding dihydropyrimidinase encodes the protein MKKVIKNGTVVTATDTYQADILIENGTIHQIGHNLPSNDAEVIDATGKFVFPGGIDPHTHLDMPFGGTVTKDDFETGTIAAAFGGTTTVIDFCLTNKGEPLKNSIKVWHDKSKEKAVIDYSFHLMIGEINDQVLEELPTIMKEEGITSFKVFMAYKNVFQADDETLFRTLLAAKEHGALVMVHAENGDVIDFLTKKALELNQTDPIYHALTRPPEVEGEATGRAATLTGLADSQLYVVHVSCAEAARKIAEARSKGIDIWGETCPQYLVLDQSYLEKPNFEGAKYVWSPPLREKWNQDVLWNALKTGELQTIGSDQCSFDFDGQKSLGKGDFSKIPNGGPIIEDRLSILFSEGVKKGRISLNQFVDITSTKVAKLFGLYPKKGTIAVGTDADIVIFDPNVERTISAKTHHMAVDYNAFEGMEVIGEPVSVLSRGEFVIRDKAFVGTIGGGKYIKRARYGKTLETENNSVPI